Proteins encoded together in one Oenanthe melanoleuca isolate GR-GAL-2019-014 chromosome 7, OMel1.0, whole genome shotgun sequence window:
- the MLPH gene encoding melanophilin isoform X5 produces MGRKLDLSKLTDEEAKHVWEVVQRDFDLRKKEEERLEELKCKIDQESSKREFLTNQSHLNETHCVHCLQPFKFLLNSKRQCLDCHFYTCKNCSRYNKKEQGWVCDPCRLSRIVKIGSLEWYYEHVRSRFKRFGSAKVLQSLYGRLQPGQGLNSAFLGLHDRVYSLPDINRECQLLTSCEAGDDSDEEDSVLRGAEAERYSRMCKTKRLLSVHPFDFELDSDYSAQSRRQSVQLSPAASSPDAFQSFPDFPNSAEDGSQESRITDADLVFHHVLQEPRVSTPEQHFSTEVRLTLNARRRSLERSPKPGMPRARYSADMDTSDEDVKGAQLPTHPPHMKRRNRASSQENISHSSNQSPAPESHTDPDAEEEELKRKLEELASNISDKEVSSDEEEHEEEKKAKKPEMSSSSDCMARDVRKVYLTAGKTYQLEKSLKELEEGAQHSGTTDSELSELEDKVASAAAQVQQAESEISDIESRIAALSAAGLTVKSVEKAKKKSSVQAARLHSPDPASSSPGESLDDIKAMPGLQRFRRKFNSPLEITSFEESFERNSAYRGSLTQRNPNGKNRRVERLFAKPVMTHLS; encoded by the exons GGAGCTGAAATGCAAGATCGACCAGGAGAGCAGCAAGAGAGAGTTCCTGACCAATCAGTCCCACCTCAATGAAACTCACTGtgtgcactgcctgcagcccttCAAGTTCCTGCTGAACAGCAAGAGGCAGTGCCTGGACTGCCACTTCTACACCTGCAAGAACTGCAGCCGCTACAACaagaaggagcagggctgggtctgCGATCCCTGCCGCctctccag GATTGTGAAGATTGGCTCCCTGGAGTGGTACTACGAACACGTGCGCTCCCGCTTCAAGAGGTTTGGAAGTGCCAAAGTGCTGCAGTCCCTCTAtggcaggctgcagccaggccaggggctCAACTCTGCCTTTCTGG GTCTTCATGACAGAGTTTATAGCCTGCCAGACATTAACA GAGAGTGCCAGCTGCTCACCAGCTGTGAAGCAGGGGATGACAGCGATGAGGAGGACAGTGTCCTTCGTGGAGCTGAAGCAGAGCGCTACAGCAGA ATGTGCAAGACAAAGCGTCTGCTGTCTGTGCATCCCTTTGATTTCGAGCTGGACTCGGATTACTCTGCTCAGTCTCGCCGCCAGTCTGTGCAGctctctccagcagccagcagcccgGATGCTTTCCAG TCCTTCCCAGATTTCCCCAACTCAGCTGAAGATGGCTCCCAGGAGTCCAGGATCACGGATGCAGACCTGGTGTTCCACCATGTCCTGCAGGAGCCAAGGGTGAGCACTCCAGAGCAGCACTTCAGCACAGAGGTTCGGCTCACCCTCAACGCACGCAGGaggagcctggagaggagcccaAAGCCTG GCATGCCCCGGGCTCGGTACTCAGCAGATATGGACACCTCTGATGAGGATGTGAAGGGAGCCCAGCTCCCAACTCACCCACCCCACATGAAACGCAGGAACAGAGCCTCCTCCCAGGAGAACATCAGCCACTCCTCAAACCAG TCTCCAGCCCCAGAGTCCCACACTGATCCTgatgctgaggaggaggagttgAAGAggaagctggaggagctggccAGCAACATCAGTGACAAAGAAGTCTCTTCTGATGAGGAGGAGcatgaagaagagaagaaagcaaagaaaccaGAGATGAGTTCCTCCAGTGATTGCATGGCCAGAGATGTAAGAAAG gtGTACCTGACTGCTGGGAAGACCTACCAGCTTGAGAAGAGCCTGAAGGAGCTTGAGGAAGGGGCTCAGCACAGTGGCACTACGGACTCAGAGCTGTCAGAGCTGGAGGACAAAGtggcttcagcagctgctcaggtgcagcaggcagagagtgAG ATTTCGGATATTGAATCCCGAATTGCAGCCCTGTCTGCTGCAGGCCTGACAGTGAAGTCTGTGGAAAAGGCAAAGAAGAAGTCCAGTGTGCAG GCTGCCCGTCTCCATTCTCCTgatcctgccagcagcagtccTGGGGAGTCTTTGGATGACATTAAA GCAATGCCCGGACTGCAGAGGTTCAGGAGGAAGTTCAACAGCCCCCTGGAAATCACCA GTTTTGAGGAGTCCTTCGAGCGGAACTCGGCGTACCGCGGCTCGCTGACGCAGAGGAACCCCAACGGCAAGAACAGGAGGGTGGAGCGGCTCTTCGCG AAGCCTGTGATGACCCACCTGTCCTGA